The Chitinophaga flava genome has a segment encoding these proteins:
- the trpB gene encoding tryptophan synthase subunit beta translates to MDIAIDTSKSRYQVDKNGYYGRFGGAYIPEMLFPNVDELQRRYMEILSDPSFQQEFEALLQDYVGRPSPLYFAKRLSEKYKAQIYLKREDLNHTGAHKVNNTIGQILLAKRLGKKRIIAETGAGQHGVATATVCALMGLECVVYMGSIDIERQAPNVARMKMLGATVVPATSGSKTLKDATNEAIRDWINNPVDTHYILGTAAGPHPYPDMVARLQSVISEEIRKQLLAKTGNANPDYVVACIGGGSNAAGAFFHYLDEESVKLVAVEAGGKGVHSGFSAATTQLGKIGIIHASKTLLMQTEDGQIVEPHSISAGLDYPGIGPMHAHLYETGRAKFLDATDEEALAAGYELSRLEGIIPAMESAHALAKLKDLPLNPDDVVVVCLSGRGDKDLDTYIRHMNK, encoded by the coding sequence ATGGACATTGCAATAGATACCAGCAAATCCAGATATCAGGTAGATAAGAATGGCTATTATGGCAGGTTCGGCGGTGCCTATATCCCTGAGATGCTGTTCCCCAACGTGGACGAACTGCAACGCAGATATATGGAAATACTCAGCGACCCATCCTTTCAGCAGGAGTTTGAAGCCCTGCTGCAGGACTATGTAGGCCGCCCTTCTCCACTGTATTTCGCCAAACGTTTATCTGAAAAATACAAGGCACAGATCTATCTCAAAAGAGAAGATTTAAACCATACCGGTGCCCATAAAGTAAACAATACCATCGGACAGATTCTGCTGGCCAAACGACTGGGCAAAAAACGTATCATCGCCGAAACCGGCGCTGGTCAGCACGGCGTGGCCACCGCCACCGTGTGTGCGCTCATGGGACTGGAATGTGTGGTATATATGGGCAGCATCGATATCGAAAGACAGGCGCCCAACGTAGCTCGTATGAAAATGCTCGGTGCCACCGTAGTGCCGGCCACCAGCGGTAGCAAAACGCTGAAAGACGCCACCAACGAGGCTATCCGTGACTGGATCAACAACCCGGTGGATACACATTATATCCTGGGTACCGCCGCTGGCCCGCATCCTTATCCTGATATGGTGGCCCGCCTCCAGTCAGTGATCAGCGAAGAAATCAGAAAACAGCTGCTGGCCAAAACCGGCAACGCCAACCCGGATTATGTAGTGGCTTGTATCGGTGGCGGTAGTAACGCTGCCGGCGCATTTTTCCATTACCTCGACGAAGAATCCGTAAAACTGGTAGCTGTAGAAGCCGGCGGAAAAGGCGTTCATAGCGGATTCTCTGCGGCCACCACACAGCTGGGCAAAATCGGTATCATCCACGCCAGCAAAACACTGCTGATGCAAACGGAAGACGGTCAGATTGTAGAGCCACACTCTATCTCCGCAGGCCTCGACTATCCCGGTATAGGACCCATGCACGCTCATCTGTATGAAACAGGACGTGCCAAGTTCCTCGATGCTACCGACGAAGAAGCCCTGGCCGCTGGTTATGAGCTGAGCAGACTGGAAGGTATCATCCCCGCCATGGAATCTGCCCACGCACTGGCCAAACTGAAAGACCTGCCACTCAATCCCGATGATGTAGTAGTGGTATGCCTCTCCGGCCGCGGTGATAAAGACCTGGATACCTATATCCGTCACATGAATAAATAA
- the hisF gene encoding imidazole glycerol phosphate synthase subunit HisF, whose product MLTKRIIPCLDIKDGRTVKGVNFENIRDAGDPIELGALYAAQGADELVFLDITATNERRKTLSELVSRIARHVDIPFTVGGGIAEVEDVSALLQSGADKISVNTAAFKNPELLDRLAREFGSQCIVLAIDTRFEDGDWYVYLNGGRVKTDRKAFDWAKEAVDRGVGEILLTSMNNDGTKQGFALDITAQLSQNLHVPVIASGGAGTMQHFVDVFENAQADAALAASIFHYKEIEIQALKTFLYQKGVNVRF is encoded by the coding sequence ATGCTTACCAAACGTATCATACCTTGTCTGGATATTAAAGACGGCCGTACCGTTAAAGGTGTTAACTTCGAAAATATCCGGGATGCCGGTGATCCTATTGAGCTGGGTGCTTTATACGCAGCACAGGGAGCTGATGAACTGGTGTTTCTGGATATAACGGCTACGAATGAACGAAGAAAGACATTGTCGGAGCTGGTGTCTCGCATCGCCCGCCACGTCGATATTCCGTTTACCGTGGGTGGCGGCATTGCTGAAGTGGAAGATGTGAGTGCGCTGCTGCAGTCCGGCGCCGATAAAATATCCGTTAATACTGCCGCTTTCAAAAATCCGGAGCTGCTGGATCGCCTGGCACGGGAGTTTGGCAGTCAGTGTATCGTACTGGCCATCGACACCCGCTTTGAAGACGGCGACTGGTACGTATATCTCAATGGAGGCCGGGTGAAAACCGATCGTAAAGCATTCGACTGGGCTAAAGAAGCAGTGGACCGTGGTGTGGGAGAGATATTGCTCACTTCTATGAACAACGACGGTACCAAACAAGGCTTCGCGCTCGATATTACAGCGCAGCTGTCACAGAACCTGCATGTGCCGGTAATTGCATCAGGAGGTGCGGGCACTATGCAACACTTTGTGGACGTATTCGAAAATGCCCAGGCAGATGCAGCGCTGGCCGCCAGCATCTTCCACTATAAAGAAATAGAAATACAGGCACTCAAAACCTTCCTTTATCAGAAAGGTGTGAATGTCAGATTTTAA
- a CDS encoding TlpA disulfide reductase family protein has product MKGIFLLMAGALITAGVSAQQVSGIVKGGNGKKIYLFDDQDNNPDDSLTIQNEQFSFKVKSGKEPAVYALILQDVNYPMLFVSGQEAIHFTTTAAAYPIASAVKGNDNTLAMQAYQKAFDPLIKRAQTLNQEAREIHPEDEPAKNAFRKKADQFSQDIVKTGTDFITTHPKNIASIWLMMNELRNRVEPAEFQRLFSSLDKTIQESAYGSSVTAYIKSLKANAVNIAAEDFSQEDEKGNQVKLSSFRGKYVLVDFWASWCGPCRQENPNVVKAFNKFKSKNFTILGVSLDNDRERWLRAVKQDGLAWTQVSDLKGWGNEVAQQYGINSIPANMLIGPDGTILARNLRGEELEHKLQEILK; this is encoded by the coding sequence ATGAAAGGAATTTTCCTGTTAATGGCAGGTGCATTGATAACTGCCGGTGTTTCAGCTCAGCAGGTATCCGGAATCGTGAAAGGTGGTAATGGCAAGAAGATCTATCTGTTTGACGACCAGGATAATAATCCGGATGACTCCCTGACCATCCAGAATGAGCAGTTTTCCTTCAAGGTGAAGTCAGGCAAGGAGCCTGCCGTATACGCCCTGATACTGCAGGATGTGAATTACCCTATGTTGTTCGTGTCTGGCCAGGAAGCTATCCACTTTACCACTACAGCAGCAGCTTATCCGATTGCGTCAGCAGTAAAGGGGAACGACAATACACTCGCCATGCAGGCCTATCAGAAGGCTTTTGATCCATTGATCAAAAGAGCGCAGACACTTAATCAGGAAGCACGGGAAATCCACCCGGAAGATGAGCCGGCAAAAAATGCTTTCCGTAAGAAAGCCGACCAGTTCAGCCAGGACATCGTAAAAACGGGCACCGACTTTATCACCACCCACCCGAAAAATATTGCCAGCATATGGCTGATGATGAACGAGCTGCGTAACCGCGTGGAACCAGCCGAATTTCAGCGTTTGTTTTCCTCACTGGATAAAACCATCCAGGAAAGTGCTTATGGTAGCAGTGTAACCGCCTATATAAAAAGTCTGAAAGCCAATGCTGTCAACATTGCTGCGGAGGATTTCTCCCAGGAAGATGAAAAAGGCAATCAGGTGAAACTGTCTTCTTTCCGCGGTAAATATGTGCTGGTAGATTTCTGGGCCAGCTGGTGTGGTCCCTGCAGACAGGAAAATCCCAATGTAGTAAAGGCTTTTAACAAGTTTAAAAGCAAAAATTTCACTATCCTGGGCGTATCTCTGGACAACGACCGGGAACGCTGGCTGCGAGCCGTTAAACAGGATGGCCTGGCCTGGACACAGGTATCTGACCTGAAAGGCTGGGGTAATGAAGTCGCCCAGCAGTATGGTATCAATTCCATCCCTGCCAATATGCTGATAGGCCCTGATGGTACTATCCT
- the trpC gene encoding indole-3-glycerol phosphate synthase TrpC, with protein sequence MKNILAEIVAHKQIEVAARKLQRSAEELQQTSMFEREPLSLRSFLQNPDKTGIIAEFKRRSPSKGLINGEATVQQVTTAYTRYGASGLSVLTDEKYFGGSSDDLQQARSFNQIPILRKDFVIDEYQILEAKAIGADVILLIAECLDAAQVAHLAQFAHNLGLEVLLEVHSESQLEKVTAHTHLVGVNNRDLVTFKVDFNRSCELAPKIPADKIKVAESGINDPAAIVTLKAAGFQGFLIGEYFMKQEDPAHAFENFVQTLNDLQVK encoded by the coding sequence ATGAAAAATATTTTAGCAGAAATAGTTGCCCACAAACAGATAGAAGTAGCTGCCCGTAAACTGCAACGCAGTGCGGAAGAACTGCAGCAGACATCTATGTTTGAACGCGAGCCCCTGTCGCTCCGCAGTTTCCTGCAGAACCCGGATAAAACCGGCATCATAGCAGAATTCAAAAGACGTTCCCCATCCAAAGGACTCATCAACGGTGAAGCGACCGTTCAACAGGTGACCACGGCTTATACCCGTTATGGCGCCTCCGGACTGTCAGTGCTCACAGATGAAAAATACTTCGGTGGCTCTTCAGATGACCTGCAACAGGCTCGCAGCTTTAATCAGATACCCATCCTGCGCAAGGATTTTGTGATCGATGAATACCAGATTCTCGAAGCAAAAGCCATCGGAGCTGATGTGATACTGCTGATCGCTGAATGTCTGGATGCCGCACAGGTAGCACACCTGGCGCAGTTTGCGCACAACCTCGGACTGGAAGTACTGTTGGAAGTGCACAGTGAATCACAGCTGGAAAAAGTAACCGCACATACGCATCTCGTAGGTGTCAATAACCGCGACCTCGTGACGTTTAAGGTAGACTTTAACCGCTCCTGCGAACTGGCGCCCAAAATACCAGCAGACAAAATAAAAGTAGCAGAGAGCGGCATCAACGACCCTGCTGCCATCGTAACACTCAAAGCCGCTGGCTTCCAGGGTTTCCTGATCGGTGAATATTTCATGAAACAGGAAGATCCGGCCCATGCTTTTGAAAATTTTGTGCAGACATTAAACGATTTGCAGGTTAAATAA
- the hisA gene encoding 1-(5-phosphoribosyl)-5-[(5-phosphoribosylamino)methylideneamino]imidazole-4-carboxamide isomerase, translated as MQIRRISAEDTLTLRRDVLYPDASLEAVKVDQDEDGLHFGVFDGGQLVTVVSLFMGRGEAQFRKLATLPAAQGKGYGKAVLAHLMDICRKEKIKLLWCNARDTAVSFYDRLGYVARGNYFIKGGINFIRMELPLEQSKAQTFEIIPAIDIIDGKCVRLTQGDYSQQKVYNEHPLEVAKEFEALGVRRLHLVDLDGAKKGAVVNWKVLENIAGKTSLVTDFGGGIKTDKDLEIVYECGAALATIGSVAVKSPELFFSWVERYGADKIFLGADVKDEKLAVGGWLETTDLSVFDFLADNISRGVHNIFCTDIAKDGLLAGPSTELYKKIIAQFSDINFVASGGVSHIGDVAALQEIGCSGVIIGKAIYEGKISTAELKSFL; from the coding sequence ATGCAAATCAGAAGGATTAGTGCAGAAGATACCCTGACATTACGCCGGGATGTTTTGTATCCTGATGCTTCACTGGAAGCAGTAAAGGTAGATCAGGATGAAGACGGCCTGCACTTCGGAGTATTTGATGGCGGTCAGCTGGTCACGGTCGTATCGTTGTTCATGGGCAGGGGAGAGGCACAGTTCCGTAAGCTGGCCACACTGCCGGCAGCCCAGGGCAAGGGTTATGGGAAAGCAGTACTGGCACACCTGATGGACATCTGCCGGAAGGAAAAAATCAAACTGCTCTGGTGTAATGCCCGTGATACGGCAGTTTCTTTTTACGACCGCCTCGGGTATGTTGCCCGGGGCAATTATTTTATAAAAGGGGGAATCAACTTCATACGAATGGAATTACCACTGGAACAGTCCAAAGCCCAAACATTCGAGATCATTCCGGCCATTGATATCATCGACGGAAAATGTGTGCGCCTGACCCAGGGCGACTACAGCCAGCAGAAAGTGTACAACGAACATCCGCTGGAAGTAGCGAAGGAGTTTGAAGCACTGGGTGTACGCCGCCTCCATCTTGTAGACCTGGATGGTGCTAAAAAGGGAGCGGTGGTCAACTGGAAAGTGCTGGAAAATATTGCCGGTAAAACCTCCCTGGTAACAGATTTTGGTGGCGGTATCAAAACAGATAAAGACCTGGAGATCGTATATGAATGTGGTGCTGCCCTGGCTACCATTGGTAGTGTGGCCGTGAAATCACCGGAGCTGTTTTTCAGCTGGGTAGAACGTTACGGCGCTGATAAAATATTTCTGGGTGCAGATGTGAAAGATGAAAAACTCGCCGTAGGCGGATGGCTGGAAACGACGGACCTGTCTGTGTTTGATTTCCTGGCAGATAATATCAGCCGTGGCGTGCATAATATCTTCTGTACCGATATCGCTAAAGACGGTCTGCTGGCAGGCCCTTCCACGGAGCTGTATAAGAAGATCATCGCACAGTTTTCCGATATTAACTTTGTAGCCAGCGGAGGCGTAAGCCATATCGGTGATGTGGCGGCATTGCAGGAGATCGGCTGCAGTGGCGTAATCATCGGCAAAGCGATCTACGAAGGAAAAATTTCAACAGCGGAATTAAAATCATTCCTGTAA
- the trpA gene encoding tryptophan synthase subunit alpha produces MQNRIDQLFASKPNGILNIYCTAGFPELNDTLPVMTALQQHGADLIELGMPFSDPLADGPVIQDSSTRALKNGMSLHKLFEQLEGFRERIHVPVILMGYLNPVLLYGVEAFVKKCAETGIDGLIIPDLPMAEFETDYKAVFEKYNVHLIFLVTPETSDERIRKIDGLSKGFLYAVSSSSTTGKDKDMSGQQAYFERLQSLKLHNPVLIGFGIKDKATFDAATRYTNGAIIGTAFIKAVEHTKDIDGTVRTFIESIKK; encoded by the coding sequence ATGCAAAATCGTATTGACCAACTGTTTGCCTCCAAACCAAACGGTATTCTGAATATATATTGCACCGCCGGTTTCCCGGAACTGAATGATACCCTGCCGGTGATGACCGCCCTGCAACAACACGGAGCAGATCTCATCGAGCTGGGCATGCCTTTCTCCGATCCACTGGCCGATGGCCCCGTGATTCAGGACAGCAGCACCCGTGCACTGAAAAACGGTATGAGCCTTCATAAACTGTTTGAACAACTGGAAGGATTCCGTGAACGTATACACGTTCCCGTTATACTGATGGGATACCTCAACCCGGTACTGCTGTACGGTGTGGAAGCCTTTGTGAAAAAATGTGCGGAAACAGGTATCGACGGCCTTATCATCCCCGACCTGCCCATGGCAGAGTTTGAAACGGACTATAAAGCTGTCTTTGAAAAATACAACGTACACCTTATTTTTCTGGTAACACCGGAAACAAGCGATGAGCGCATCCGCAAGATAGATGGCCTCAGCAAAGGGTTTCTGTACGCAGTATCTTCTTCTTCCACCACCGGAAAAGACAAGGATATGTCTGGCCAGCAGGCTTATTTTGAACGCCTGCAGAGTCTGAAACTCCACAACCCGGTGCTGATCGGATTTGGTATTAAAGACAAGGCTACCTTTGATGCAGCTACCCGGTATACCAACGGCGCCATCATCGGTACTGCCTTCATCAAAGCGGTAGAACATACCAAGGATATTGACGGGACAGTGCGTACCTTTATTGAATCCATCAAAAAATAA
- a CDS encoding phosphoribosylanthranilate isomerase — MRIKVCGITRVNDLQGLVANQVDYAGFIFYERSPRFAASRIDARSVRETTGIRKVGVFVNASAEQIKRTVTDYALDMVQLHGDETPEFCATIREIVPVIKAFRIGKNVNWEMELAAFVPVTDYFLFDTASEKGYGGTGERFNWELLQQYPFDHPFLLSGGIAPEDAAIISTLQLPALFAVDINSKFEEAPGIKQLDKVKQFVDDVRQITK; from the coding sequence ATGCGTATTAAAGTTTGCGGTATCACAAGAGTCAACGACCTGCAGGGACTTGTAGCCAACCAGGTAGACTATGCCGGCTTTATCTTTTACGAACGGTCGCCCCGCTTCGCGGCGAGCAGGATAGATGCCCGCAGCGTCAGGGAAACTACCGGTATCCGGAAAGTAGGCGTATTTGTGAATGCATCCGCCGAACAGATAAAACGTACCGTAACAGACTATGCCCTCGATATGGTACAGCTGCATGGTGATGAAACACCTGAATTTTGCGCCACCATCCGGGAGATAGTGCCGGTCATTAAAGCATTTCGTATAGGCAAAAACGTTAACTGGGAAATGGAGCTGGCCGCCTTTGTGCCGGTAACGGATTATTTCCTTTTCGACACAGCCTCCGAAAAAGGCTATGGTGGCACAGGAGAGCGGTTCAACTGGGAGCTGCTGCAGCAGTATCCGTTTGATCATCCTTTCCTGCTGAGCGGCGGTATCGCTCCGGAAGATGCAGCCATCATCAGCACACTACAGTTACCAGCCCTGTTTGCAGTTGATATCAACAGCAAATTCGAAGAGGCCCCCGGTATTAAACAACTGGATAAGGTGAAGCAGTTTGTGGACGATGTGCGTCAGATAACTAAATAA
- the hisH gene encoding imidazole glycerol phosphate synthase subunit HisH, giving the protein MKTVIIKYNAGNIRSVQFALERLGVDGIVTDNPEEILSADKVIFPGVGEASTAMRYLQERNLDKLITGLKQPVLGICLGMQLLCRHSEENNTPCMGIFDVEVKRFTSPVENLLKIPQIGWNNITGLHSVMFEHVPENAYMYFVHSYYAALGADTVAMANYVINYSAALQKDNFYAVQFHPEKSSEGGARIIENFLNL; this is encoded by the coding sequence ATGAAAACGGTCATTATAAAATACAACGCCGGTAATATCCGCTCCGTACAGTTTGCGCTGGAGCGTCTGGGAGTAGACGGCATTGTAACGGATAATCCGGAAGAAATCCTGTCGGCTGACAAAGTGATTTTTCCTGGTGTTGGCGAAGCCAGCACTGCCATGCGTTATCTGCAGGAAAGGAACCTGGATAAACTGATCACCGGCCTGAAGCAGCCTGTGCTGGGTATTTGTCTGGGTATGCAGCTGTTGTGCCGCCACTCGGAAGAAAATAATACCCCTTGCATGGGTATTTTTGATGTGGAAGTAAAACGGTTTACCTCCCCGGTGGAAAACCTGCTGAAGATACCGCAGATTGGCTGGAACAATATTACCGGCCTGCACAGTGTGATGTTTGAGCATGTACCGGAAAATGCCTACATGTATTTTGTGCACAGTTATTACGCTGCGCTTGGTGCAGACACGGTGGCAATGGCCAACTATGTGATCAACTACAGTGCGGCGCTGCAGAAGGATAATTTTTACGCGGTACAGTTCCACCCGGAGAAATCTTCAGAAGGTGGCGCCCGTATTATTGAAAACTTTTTGAATTTATAA
- the trpD gene encoding anthranilate phosphoribosyltransferase, with amino-acid sequence MKKILNYLFEHKTFSREGAKDILINISKGMYNESELAAFMTVFLMRSITIDELLGFRDALLELCIPVKLNGYDVLDIVGTGGDAKNTFNISTLSCFIVAGAGGKVAKHGNYGVSSISGASNLMELVGYKFKADDAKLRTELEEAGLCFLHAPLFHPALKNVAGIRRELGIRTFFNMLGPLVNPAFAKHQLIGVYSLEMARVYNYLFQQTDKKYVIVHSLDGYDEISLTADTKIITNAGEQDMTPEQLGKRKVHPEDIYGGNTVEEAAKIFMKILKGEGTWAQNSVVMANAAMGLYSLDKYNSYEDAFAAAVESLESGNALKAFKKLIELQ; translated from the coding sequence ATGAAAAAGATACTTAACTATCTGTTTGAACATAAAACATTCAGCCGCGAAGGCGCTAAAGATATTCTCATTAACATCTCCAAAGGCATGTACAACGAAAGCGAACTCGCTGCTTTCATGACCGTGTTCCTTATGCGCAGCATCACCATCGATGAGCTGCTGGGCTTCCGTGATGCCCTCCTGGAGCTGTGCATCCCTGTAAAACTCAATGGTTATGATGTCCTGGATATCGTAGGTACCGGCGGTGATGCAAAAAATACTTTTAATATTTCTACCTTGTCCTGCTTTATCGTGGCAGGCGCCGGTGGTAAAGTGGCTAAACACGGCAACTACGGCGTGTCTTCCATCAGCGGAGCTTCCAACCTCATGGAGCTGGTAGGCTACAAGTTTAAGGCAGACGATGCCAAACTGAGGACAGAGCTGGAAGAAGCCGGTCTGTGTTTCCTCCATGCGCCGCTGTTCCATCCGGCACTGAAAAATGTGGCCGGCATCCGTCGCGAACTGGGTATCCGCACATTCTTTAACATGCTCGGTCCGCTGGTAAACCCAGCCTTCGCCAAACATCAGCTGATAGGCGTATACAGCCTCGAAATGGCCCGTGTGTACAACTATCTGTTCCAGCAAACAGATAAAAAATATGTGATCGTACACAGCCTCGACGGCTATGATGAAATATCACTGACTGCCGATACCAAGATTATCACCAACGCCGGTGAGCAGGACATGACACCTGAGCAACTGGGAAAACGTAAAGTACATCCGGAAGATATCTATGGTGGCAACACCGTGGAAGAAGCCGCGAAGATCTTTATGAAGATACTGAAAGGAGAAGGCACCTGGGCGCAGAACTCCGTAGTAATGGCCAATGCCGCTATGGGTCTGTACAGCCTCGATAAATACAACAGCTACGAAGATGCCTTCGCCGCTGCAGTAGAATCCCTGGAATCAGGTAATGCTCTTAAAGCATTTAAAAAATTGATTGAATTACAGTAA
- the hisIE gene encoding bifunctional phosphoribosyl-AMP cyclohydrolase/phosphoribosyl-ATP diphosphatase HisIE has protein sequence MQIDFEKSADGLVPAIIQDAATSKVLMLGYMNREALDKTLAENKVTFYSRSKQRLWTKGEESGNFLLLQDLKVDCDSDTILIKANPVGPVCHTGADTCWNEVNASNDFLAKLESIITDRKNNPSDKSYTSQLFARGINKVAQKVGEEAVEVVIEAKDNNDELFLNESADLLYHYLVLLQAKGFTLADVIKVLKERHK, from the coding sequence ATGCAGATAGATTTTGAAAAATCGGCCGATGGCCTGGTGCCGGCCATTATACAGGACGCCGCTACCAGCAAGGTGCTCATGCTCGGTTATATGAACCGCGAAGCACTCGACAAAACCCTGGCTGAAAATAAAGTCACTTTCTACAGCCGCTCCAAACAAAGGCTGTGGACCAAAGGAGAAGAAAGCGGCAATTTCCTGCTGCTGCAAGACCTCAAGGTTGACTGTGACTCTGATACCATTCTTATCAAAGCCAATCCGGTGGGCCCGGTATGTCATACCGGCGCTGATACCTGCTGGAATGAAGTCAATGCCAGCAATGATTTTCTGGCAAAGCTGGAAAGCATTATCACCGACAGAAAAAACAATCCTTCCGATAAATCCTACACTTCTCAGCTGTTTGCCAGAGGCATCAACAAAGTGGCGCAGAAAGTAGGTGAGGAAGCGGTGGAAGTGGTGATAGAAGCCAAAGATAATAATGATGAACTTTTCCTGAACGAATCAGCTGATCTGCTTTATCACTACCTCGTGTTGCTGCAGGCAAAAGGTTTTACGCTGGCCGACGTTATAAAGGTGTTAAAAGAAAGACATAAATAG